In Paenibacillus sonchi, the genomic stretch TGGTCGTTTCGATAACCGCTGAACCGCCGATGTTCTGCATGGACTGGGTTTGTGACTGGACGATGATTTCGTACAGCTTCATCTGCAGCGGATACAGCGCCTGATTGGTGATGTACAGCTTGGTGGTCATAAAATCATTCCATTGCCCCACCCCGTTGAACAATGCGATGGTTGCCATGGCGGGCATCGACAGCGGGATGAAGATTTTCAGGAAAATGCGCCAGTCGCCTGCACCGTCGATCTTGGCCGATTCCTCCAGGGAATCCGGGACATTGCGGAAGAAGTTCATCAGAATCACGACATCGTAATAACTGAACAGCGCCGGAATAATGTAGACCCAGAAGCTGTTAAGCAGACCCAGCGATTTGATCAGCAGGTAGGTTGGAATCATCCCCCCGGAGAAAAACATCGTAATAACACCCATGGCAACGTAAAGTTTGCGGCCTTTTATGTATCTTTTGCTGAGTCCGTAGCCGATCATCGCGCAGAAAAACACATGGGTAATCACGCCGGCAAAGGTTTTGGAAATGGAGACGAGAAAGGACTGCCAGATCGTGTTGTCATTGAACACTGACCGGTAATTTTCCAGGGAAAATTCCTTGGACCAAAAGATGAATCCGCCTTCGGCGAGCGCCTTGCCTGAGCTGAGGGAGGAGATGATCACGTTCCAGAGCGGAACCACAATCACTACCGTTACGAGAAACAGCACAATGATATTAATGGCATCAAAGATCCTGCTGTCGACATCCTCTTTAACCACTTTTCGATTCACGGCGAATGCCTCCTTTACAGCACAGATTGATTGTCATTTAATTTGCTGGTGATCTTGTTCGCGGCGACCAGCAGGATCACGGAAACGATGGAGACTCCGAGTCCGACAGCGGTTGCATAAGAGAAATCACCCTGCGTCATCCCCATCCGGTATACATAGGAGTTGATGACCTCGGCCTTCTCCCGGTTCTGGGAGTTCATGAGCACCAGTGTCTGATCCAGATTAGAGCCCAATAAACCGCTTACAGTAAGGATCAGATTTAAGCTGATGATCATTTTCATATTGGGCAGCGTAATATTCCAAATCTGTCTGATCCGGCTCGCACCGTCGATTCTGGCCGCTTCATAATACGTCGGATCAATCTTGGACATCACCGCCAGATACAGAATCGTTCCCCAGCCGGCCTCTTTCCAAATATCCGACAACGTGGCGATCCACCAGTATTTCCCCGCATCCAGCAGAATGTTGGACGGCTTCGAGATCAGCCCCAGTTCGAGCAGCAGCTGATTGAACAACCCTGAGGTTGAGAACCAGGTAATCAGCATGCCCCCCAGCACGATCCAGGACAAAAAATGGGGCAGATACGAGATGGTTTGCACTATTTTTTTGAAGCGTCCCCTGTTCAATTCGTAGATCATAATCCCCAGGATAATCGGAATGACGAACCCGATGGCCAGCTTCAGGAAGCTGATGCCCAGCGTATTTATAACCGAGTCCCAAAAATATTTGTCGGACAGGATGATTCTGAAATTATCCAGACCCACCCACGGGGCCGAGGACAGCGTATCGATGACCGTGTAATTTTTGAAAGCGATAGTCAAGCCGTAAATGGGAATGTAGCAAAAAACAATCATAAAAATAATGCCCGGTATCACCATCGACTGAATTTCCCATTGCCTTCTGAAATCCGTCACCCATTCCTTAATCCTTTGCCCCATAGGCCTTTTACCCATTTGCTGCAGTGCCGGTGAAGGCATCAGGTTCAGTTTATCCACGTTCATCACTCTCCCCAACAGCATCCCAAACCAATAAAAACGTTTTTATTATTGGCAAAAAAAATCCCCTCCTAGCATGATTACAAGTGGAACGGCTTGCCGTCCTGTTAAGGACGGTGCCGTGCCCAGTGCCTTATATCCGCTCATTCCGGCCTAACTTCACATGGCTTGAGCCTCTGACGATAAGCTCACCTTTCAGTTTCTGCGCATTGCCCTGCTCCTGCTTCTGTATCATGCGGACCAGATGGTCGATGGCCAATATCCCCTGCCGGGCGATCTGATTCCGCACTGTCGTTAACGGAGGTGAATAGTACTGCGCGATATCAATATCATCGAAGCCGACCACGCTGATATCGTCCGGGACCTCGTAGCCATGGGCCTTGAGCGCTTGGATGCAGCCGATCGCACTAAGGTCATTGCCCGCCAGAAAAGCATCCGGAAGCTTCTCGGGCTGCGCCCGGATGAAGGATTTTACCACGTTATAGGTACTCTCCTCCTCGAAATATCCCTGCAAAATATACTCCTCGCTCACCGGCAGACCGTACTGGCGCAAGGCCGCCAGGTACCCCTCCCTGCGCTGTACGCTGTCAAACATCGTATCCACGCCGGAGATGTAGGCGATTTTCTTATGCCCCAGCCCGATTAAATACTTGGTCGCTTCATAACCGGCCTCAAAGGAGTCAAAAATAATGCTGCCCATGTTCTCGTTCTCCAGCACCCGGTCCAGAAACACCGCTTTGATCTTTTCCTTGTTCATCGCTTGAATGTCTTTGTCGCCGATGCCCAGCTCTTCATAAATAATGACGCCGTCCACACGCCTGCCGAGGATATTGCTCATCACAACCTGCTTATCCTTCGTGACAAATACGTTCAGCCCGTACCCCAGACGGTCGCACTGCCGGGACATAGCCTCCACTAGCTTATAAAAATAGGGGCCAGCCACACTTGTTGTAAAAAAGCCCAGCATCATGGTTTTGCCTGACTTCAGCTGTTTGCCGTTCAGGTTAGGGACGTAATTCAGCCGCTGCGCCACCTTAAGCACATGCGATTTGGTCTCCGGATTCAGCACATCCACATCATTTAACGCATTCGATACGGTTGAGATCGAAACCCCGGCCTCCCTGGCAACATCCCGGATTGTAATTTTTCCCATCTTCATTTATCCTTCACTATAAAAACGTTTTTATAGATTATAAAGTAACATAAAACCGTTTTCAGCACAATAGTTTTTCTTGTGAAGGCGGACGCTGCCGCTCCCGGTTCCAAACTTCCCCTCCATACCTCGCACCTGTTTGAACAATATTTCAATATCATTGCTCCAGTTCCCCGTTTGATGCACCGGCCAGCAGCGCCTTAGCCTCGTCCGCCCAGTCCAGATAAGCCTTGTAGACATGCTCCCCGAACAGGACAGTCAGATAAAAGTACAGATGATCCTTGTCGGTATGGAGAACACGCTCCAGATTGCCTTTGAACATCTGAATCAGCTGAAAATTCTGTATATGCCGTTCCTTGAAGTCTTCAATCCGCGCAAGATTGCTCTCATCCGGAACCAGGCTTCCGAAAAAAGCTTAAGCAAAATCTCATATTTCGTATACTCCTTCTGCTCAGGAAGCATAACCCACTCCTTCAGCAGCTCCCGCCCTTTGTCCGTGATGGAATAAATGTTTTTCTCAGGACCTTTGGAGCCGGTGCCCTTATGTTTGATTACCAGCTCTTCGGCAACCAGCTTCGCCAGGGTGGGATAAATCTGTCCATAACCTACTTCCCAAAAACCGCTGATCATCACATCAATCTTTTTTTTAATATCATATCCGCTAAGGTCCTCATGGTTCAGCAGGCCCAATATGATGTAAACCGTAGTATTTTCCTTCGGCATAATTTTTCCTTAAGCTCCCTCCGTATAGCTGCTTTTGGCAGCAGAATGCTTCTGCGCACCGAAGCCTACCCGGAGCACCTGCTTCGGACACACCGCCTCGCAGCTGCCGCACAGAATACATTCATTGCTGTTCATGTCCCTGTTCTGCACCATTTCATTGACCTTCAGGCTCATCGGGCAGGCTCTGTCGCATTTCTTGCAGCTGATGCAATCCTCGGTTTTCGCCTCCAGGTGCAGTGAGGGGTAACCCAGCCTGTTCTTGAGGCTATTGCCCAAGACCATGAACGGGGCCATCCAGCAGAGCGAATGGCAGAAGGAACGGCGACCGAAGATCAGGGACACACTGACTATTAATAATACGACAGCAAAGTACGTAATGAAAGCCGGAGGGGCAGAAACTGAAATTCCATGGTCAGTAAAATAAACCGGGTTGACGTCTTTAATCCCGCCAGCAGTCACAAATCCGGCCAGTATAGACAGAACCCACGGCAGCCAAATCAGATATTTGATGAGGTTCTGCCTTGATCCCGCAGGTTTATTCACGACCTGGCTGCAGGTATCCTGCAACCCTCCTGCCGGACACACCCAGCTGCAAAAGGCTCTGCCAAACCATAAGGAAGAGCCAAAAAGTGCGGCAAACAGCAAAAAGCTTCCGGTGGCAATACCGGCAAAACTGCCTTGGATAATCAGATAAGGGGAGAAATAGTTCAAGGTTACCGGAAACAGCAGCATTGACAACAGAAGGAGGGTCTTTCGGAGCGTTTGCTTACGCATGCTTCATCACATTCCATTCTTTTTAGAATAAAGGCGTTCCTTACTGAGCGGGATGTATATCATGATGATATAGTTTATGGTATCAAGTTGATATATTCGCTGTCAATGAGCTTTTTGTCATTTCTGATTGCTTAGAAGCTTGCTGAAGCATTTATCCGTTGGTTAGACTCAGCAGCCGCTGTTTATGTAAAATAAAAAGAGCCAGCCTGCCAATTACGGCAGCCGGCTTTTGGTTGATGTGCTCTCCCGGTCCTTCCGGACACTTTTGGGCTCGGCAGCAAGGCTGAAGTGGAAAAAGTGAACTTAAATCCTCCCCATCCCGCTACTCCGCAGGCATTAGTGGGAAAAAGGACACTTAATCTGGCCGATTCTCACCCTCCCGGGCGAATTCGCTTAAATTAGGTTCCCTTTTTCCCACTATTTCTTCTACAGGAAGCTTTCTAGCCAATTTAAGTGTACAAATTCCCGCTAATCCCCGCTAGTACCGCTGAAAGGGCAGCCTCCTTATCCCGCCAATGTTCCACGCAAGTGGTTATGCCGATGGGGCAGCCGGGTTGTCCTCCGCGACCATCGTTCTGTTTCTTCCGTTGCTCTTGGCACGGTATAGCGCCTGATCCGCTTTCTTCAGCAGCTCCGCCTGCTCTGAAGCATGCTGCGGATAGTGGGCGATGCCCTGCGATACAGTAACTTGCGTGGGAATCGGCCCCTTCCTCTGCTCCAGCGCCCGGCGGACTCTTTCCGCCACATTGAAGGCTTCGGCCGGACGGGTGCGTGCCAGCAGAATGACAAATTCTTCACCGCCAAAACGGTGGCACACATCATCCGGGCGAAGCGAGGAGACGATCACTCCGGCCACATGCTTCAGCACCTCATCACCGGTGACATGGCCATAGGTATCGTTCACGAACTTGAACCGGTCCACATCCAGCACAATCAGTGAAAATGGAATCCCTGAGGCAATCCACTGGCTCAAGGTATATTCCAGCGACCTCCGGTTCTTCAGCCCGGTCAACGTATCGGTCGCTGCCTCCTGTGTCAGTTGATCCGTCTGCTTCTGGATGTCCGCTACCGCTAAAAACACAGCCTTCGTCAGCAAATCGGCCTCCCGGCTCCAGTGCGGCTTGACCGGCGGAAGCACTATCCTTTCCTTGCCCATCTTGCTGACCAAATCGGCCAGATAGGCAAACGGCCGAGCCAGTCTGTGGGCTACAAGAATCACAGCGCTCAGCAGAATAATGAACGGAATCAGGGAATACGCGATAATGGTCTGAATATGGCCGATCAGC encodes the following:
- a CDS encoding carbohydrate ABC transporter permease; this encodes MNRKVVKEDVDSRIFDAINIIVLFLVTVVIVVPLWNVIISSLSSGKALAEGGFIFWSKEFSLENYRSVFNDNTIWQSFLVSISKTFAGVITHVFFCAMIGYGLSKRYIKGRKLYVAMGVITMFFSGGMIPTYLLIKSLGLLNSFWVYIIPALFSYYDVVILMNFFRNVPDSLEESAKIDGAGDWRIFLKIFIPLSMPAMATIALFNGVGQWNDFMTTKLYITNQALYPLQMKLYEIIVQSQTQSMQNIGGSAVIETTTKGVQLATIVITTLPIVVIYPLLQRYFISGMMLGAVKE
- a CDS encoding ABC transporter permease, with translation MPSPALQQMGKRPMGQRIKEWVTDFRRQWEIQSMVIPGIIFMIVFCYIPIYGLTIAFKNYTVIDTLSSAPWVGLDNFRIILSDKYFWDSVINTLGISFLKLAIGFVIPIILGIMIYELNRGRFKKIVQTISYLPHFLSWIVLGGMLITWFSTSGLFNQLLLELGLISKPSNILLDAGKYWWIATLSDIWKEAGWGTILYLAVMSKIDPTYYEAARIDGASRIRQIWNITLPNMKMIISLNLILTVSGLLGSNLDQTLVLMNSQNREKAEVINSYVYRMGMTQGDFSYATAVGLGVSIVSVILLVAANKITSKLNDNQSVL
- a CDS encoding LacI family DNA-binding transcriptional regulator, whose translation is MGKITIRDVAREAGVSISTVSNALNDVDVLNPETKSHVLKVAQRLNYVPNLNGKQLKSGKTMMLGFFTTSVAGPYFYKLVEAMSRQCDRLGYGLNVFVTKDKQVVMSNILGRRVDGVIIYEELGIGDKDIQAMNKEKIKAVFLDRVLENENMGSIIFDSFEAGYEATKYLIGLGHKKIAYISGVDTMFDSVQRREGYLAALRQYGLPVSEEYILQGYFEEESTYNVVKSFIRAQPEKLPDAFLAGNDLSAIGCIQALKAHGYEVPDDISVVGFDDIDIAQYYSPPLTTVRNQIARQGILAIDHLVRMIQKQEQGNAQKLKGELIVRGSSHVKLGRNERI
- a CDS encoding PadR family transcriptional regulator, whose translation is MPKENTTVYIILGLLNHEDLSGYDIKKKIDVMISGFWEVGYGQIYPTLAKLVAEELVIKHKGTGSKGPEKNIYSITDKGRELLKEWVMLPEQKEYTKYEILLKLFSEAWFRMRAILRGLKTSRNGIYRIFS
- a CDS encoding 4Fe-4S binding protein, which codes for MLLFPVTLNYFSPYLIIQGSFAGIATGSFLLFAALFGSSLWFGRAFCSWVCPAGGLQDTCSQVVNKPAGSRQNLIKYLIWLPWVLSILAGFVTAGGIKDVNPVYFTDHGISVSAPPAFITYFAVVLLIVSVSLIFGRRSFCHSLCWMAPFMVLGNSLKNRLGYPSLHLEAKTEDCISCKKCDRACPMSLKVNEMVQNRDMNSNECILCGSCEAVCPKQVLRVGFGAQKHSAAKSSYTEGA